One segment of Danio aesculapii chromosome 3, fDanAes4.1, whole genome shotgun sequence DNA contains the following:
- the ifi35 gene encoding interferon-induced protein 35 isoform X1 gives MATEDFCDLMDCESLGAQDNVQMELNKCKKQYKVLLNDQKLLREGIENNKDFAKKFRERVEEKKELNEDENKKRSKRIQSDKEKCRDIESQNTKLRMKILKIKEELQSLDNKNSSLKKQTEISTAVPERKVVFEGKTKNGAHATSFDVKSHIVYPMEGGTALITFEEEDVAQNILSQQKHVVALGECAITVQAKPIQFLVPGYVEMETQVCSHRILVSNLPMEEPEERILDKLDIHFSRKRNGGGEVEETDMLHDSKTVVITFVEDNVAKPLTDKQEHEVDFGKRKYKVKVTPFLNGKISEMKISDSVCMRTVLLTGIPDIMDKDNLQDHLEIHFQKTSNGGGEVEAIIYNPLGQTSTAVFDEDSPKDSQTE, from the exons ATGGCTACTGAG GATTTCTGCGACCTAATGGACTGTGAGTCTTTGGGAGCCCAGGACAATGTACAGATGGAGTTGAACAAATGCAAG AAGCagtataaagtgttactgaatgaCCAAAAACTACTGAGAGAGGGCATTGAGAACAACAAAGACTTTGCCAAGAAATTTAGAGAGCGAGTTGAGGAGAAGAAAGAGTTAAATGAGGATGAAAACAAGAAGCGTAGTAAAAGAATTCAGTCTGACAAG GAGAAATGCAGGGATATAGAGAGTCAGAATACTAAGCTACGGATGAAGATCCTGAAAATCAAAGAGGAGTTGCAAagcctggacaataaaaacagcaGCCTGAAAAAGCAAACTGAG ATCTCTACAGCAGTGCCCGAGAGGAAGGTTGTATTTGAAGGAAAGACAAAAAATGGTGCACATGCTACAAGTTTTGATGTGAAATCCCATATAGTTTATCCGATGGAAGGTGGAACGGCCCTGATCACCTTTGAGGAGGAGGATG TGGCCCAGAACATCTTGAGCCAGCAGAAGCATGTGGTGGCGCTCGGGGAATGTGCCATCACTGTACAGGCTAAACCCATTCAGTTCCTGGTACCCGGCTATGTTGAG ATGGAAACTCAGGTTTGCTCACACAGAATCTTAGTCTCCAACTTACCGATGGAAGAACCAGAAGAGCGAATACTAGACAAACTGGACATCCACTTCTCTAGGAAGAGGAATGGAGGCGGTGAGGTGGAGGAAACAGACATGCTGCACGACTCCAAGACTGTGGTCATCACATTCGTAGAGGATAACG TTGCCAAACCTCTCACTGACAAACAGGAACATGAGGTAGACTTTGGTAAAAGGAAGTACAAGGTGAAGGTCACTCCATTCCTCAATGGCAAGATTTCGGAGATGAAG ATCAGCGATTCAGTGTGTATGCGCACAGTTCTGCTTACGGGGATCCCTGACATCATGGACAAAGACAATCTGCAGGACCACCTGGAGATCCACTTCCAGAAGACATCTAACGGTGGTGGAGAGGTGGAAGCTATCATCTACAACCCTCTGGGCCAAACCAGCACTGCTGTGTTTGATGAAGACTCCCCTAAAGACAGCCAGACTGAATAA
- the ifi35 gene encoding interferon-induced protein 35 isoform X2, producing MSTQDFCDLMDCESLGAQDNVQMELNKCKKQYKVLLNDQKLLREGIENNKDFAKKFRERVEEKKELNEDENKKRSKRIQSDKEKCRDIESQNTKLRMKILKIKEELQSLDNKNSSLKKQTEISTAVPERKVVFEGKTKNGAHATSFDVKSHIVYPMEGGTALITFEEEDVAQNILSQQKHVVALGECAITVQAKPIQFLVPGYVEMETQVCSHRILVSNLPMEEPEERILDKLDIHFSRKRNGGGEVEETDMLHDSKTVVITFVEDNVAKPLTDKQEHEVDFGKRKYKVKVTPFLNGKISEMKISDSVCMRTVLLTGIPDIMDKDNLQDHLEIHFQKTSNGGGEVEAIIYNPLGQTSTAVFDEDSPKDSQTE from the exons ATGTCAACTCAGGATTTCTGCGACCTAATGGACTGTGAGTCTTTGGGAGCCCAGGACAATGTACAGATGGAGTTGAACAAATGCAAG AAGCagtataaagtgttactgaatgaCCAAAAACTACTGAGAGAGGGCATTGAGAACAACAAAGACTTTGCCAAGAAATTTAGAGAGCGAGTTGAGGAGAAGAAAGAGTTAAATGAGGATGAAAACAAGAAGCGTAGTAAAAGAATTCAGTCTGACAAG GAGAAATGCAGGGATATAGAGAGTCAGAATACTAAGCTACGGATGAAGATCCTGAAAATCAAAGAGGAGTTGCAAagcctggacaataaaaacagcaGCCTGAAAAAGCAAACTGAG ATCTCTACAGCAGTGCCCGAGAGGAAGGTTGTATTTGAAGGAAAGACAAAAAATGGTGCACATGCTACAAGTTTTGATGTGAAATCCCATATAGTTTATCCGATGGAAGGTGGAACGGCCCTGATCACCTTTGAGGAGGAGGATG TGGCCCAGAACATCTTGAGCCAGCAGAAGCATGTGGTGGCGCTCGGGGAATGTGCCATCACTGTACAGGCTAAACCCATTCAGTTCCTGGTACCCGGCTATGTTGAG ATGGAAACTCAGGTTTGCTCACACAGAATCTTAGTCTCCAACTTACCGATGGAAGAACCAGAAGAGCGAATACTAGACAAACTGGACATCCACTTCTCTAGGAAGAGGAATGGAGGCGGTGAGGTGGAGGAAACAGACATGCTGCACGACTCCAAGACTGTGGTCATCACATTCGTAGAGGATAACG TTGCCAAACCTCTCACTGACAAACAGGAACATGAGGTAGACTTTGGTAAAAGGAAGTACAAGGTGAAGGTCACTCCATTCCTCAATGGCAAGATTTCGGAGATGAAG ATCAGCGATTCAGTGTGTATGCGCACAGTTCTGCTTACGGGGATCCCTGACATCATGGACAAAGACAATCTGCAGGACCACCTGGAGATCCACTTCCAGAAGACATCTAACGGTGGTGGAGAGGTGGAAGCTATCATCTACAACCCTCTGGGCCAAACCAGCACTGCTGTGTTTGATGAAGACTCCCCTAAAGACAGCCAGACTGAATAA
- the ifi35 gene encoding interferon-induced protein 35 isoform X3 — MDCESLGAQDNVQMELNKCKKQYKVLLNDQKLLREGIENNKDFAKKFRERVEEKKELNEDENKKRSKRIQSDKEKCRDIESQNTKLRMKILKIKEELQSLDNKNSSLKKQTEISTAVPERKVVFEGKTKNGAHATSFDVKSHIVYPMEGGTALITFEEEDVAQNILSQQKHVVALGECAITVQAKPIQFLVPGYVEMETQVCSHRILVSNLPMEEPEERILDKLDIHFSRKRNGGGEVEETDMLHDSKTVVITFVEDNVAKPLTDKQEHEVDFGKRKYKVKVTPFLNGKISEMKISDSVCMRTVLLTGIPDIMDKDNLQDHLEIHFQKTSNGGGEVEAIIYNPLGQTSTAVFDEDSPKDSQTE; from the exons ATGGACTGTGAGTCTTTGGGAGCCCAGGACAATGTACAGATGGAGTTGAACAAATGCAAG AAGCagtataaagtgttactgaatgaCCAAAAACTACTGAGAGAGGGCATTGAGAACAACAAAGACTTTGCCAAGAAATTTAGAGAGCGAGTTGAGGAGAAGAAAGAGTTAAATGAGGATGAAAACAAGAAGCGTAGTAAAAGAATTCAGTCTGACAAG GAGAAATGCAGGGATATAGAGAGTCAGAATACTAAGCTACGGATGAAGATCCTGAAAATCAAAGAGGAGTTGCAAagcctggacaataaaaacagcaGCCTGAAAAAGCAAACTGAG ATCTCTACAGCAGTGCCCGAGAGGAAGGTTGTATTTGAAGGAAAGACAAAAAATGGTGCACATGCTACAAGTTTTGATGTGAAATCCCATATAGTTTATCCGATGGAAGGTGGAACGGCCCTGATCACCTTTGAGGAGGAGGATG TGGCCCAGAACATCTTGAGCCAGCAGAAGCATGTGGTGGCGCTCGGGGAATGTGCCATCACTGTACAGGCTAAACCCATTCAGTTCCTGGTACCCGGCTATGTTGAG ATGGAAACTCAGGTTTGCTCACACAGAATCTTAGTCTCCAACTTACCGATGGAAGAACCAGAAGAGCGAATACTAGACAAACTGGACATCCACTTCTCTAGGAAGAGGAATGGAGGCGGTGAGGTGGAGGAAACAGACATGCTGCACGACTCCAAGACTGTGGTCATCACATTCGTAGAGGATAACG TTGCCAAACCTCTCACTGACAAACAGGAACATGAGGTAGACTTTGGTAAAAGGAAGTACAAGGTGAAGGTCACTCCATTCCTCAATGGCAAGATTTCGGAGATGAAG ATCAGCGATTCAGTGTGTATGCGCACAGTTCTGCTTACGGGGATCCCTGACATCATGGACAAAGACAATCTGCAGGACCACCTGGAGATCCACTTCCAGAAGACATCTAACGGTGGTGGAGAGGTGGAAGCTATCATCTACAACCCTCTGGGCCAAACCAGCACTGCTGTGTTTGATGAAGACTCCCCTAAAGACAGCCAGACTGAATAA